Proteins from one Bdellovibrionota bacterium genomic window:
- the lipB gene encoding lipoyl(octanoyl) transferase LipB: MGVARSVKSWRFLGRQPYVPAWELQEELRRRVLAGEGAGEILVVEHPPTVSLGRGEKGQNVLFDRTALSEAGFEVVETNRGGKVTYHGPGQLVVYPVVDLRSIGMGVKQFVCALEKTMIHFLDRYGISAERKDGYPGAWVGGKKIGSIGIHVRKQVSIHGLALNIDPDLSHFDVITPCGIPGVQMTSMAKEGVRLVLADTIEPFLSSLEAIFGWDLGLPVNEPFPRNLGCNVNPDFIPPPAAYV; encoded by the coding sequence ATGGGCGTCGCACGGAGTGTGAAAAGCTGGCGGTTTCTGGGGCGGCAGCCGTATGTTCCGGCGTGGGAGCTTCAGGAGGAACTGCGCCGCCGAGTTCTCGCGGGTGAAGGCGCCGGAGAAATCTTGGTCGTCGAACATCCGCCGACCGTTTCTCTCGGGCGGGGAGAAAAAGGGCAAAACGTTCTTTTCGATCGAACGGCCCTCTCCGAAGCCGGTTTTGAGGTTGTGGAAACCAACCGCGGCGGAAAGGTCACGTACCATGGTCCCGGCCAGCTAGTGGTTTATCCAGTTGTCGATCTCCGCTCGATCGGAATGGGCGTAAAGCAGTTCGTTTGCGCTCTGGAAAAAACGATGATCCATTTTCTGGATCGTTACGGAATCTCGGCGGAACGGAAAGACGGTTATCCCGGAGCGTGGGTCGGAGGGAAGAAGATCGGTTCCATCGGTATACATGTCCGAAAGCAGGTCAGCATTCACGGCTTGGCGCTGAATATCGATCCCGACCTATCGCATTTTGATGTGATCACTCCTTGCGGAATTCCGGGAGTTCAAATGACCTCTATGGCGAAAGAAGGAGTTCGTTTGGTTTTAGCGGATACGATCGAGCCTTTTCTTTCTTCGTTGGAGGCTATATTCGGTTGGGACCTCGGCCTGCCGGTGAACGAGCCGTTCCCGCGAAACCTCGGCTGCAACGTCAATCCCGATTTTATACCGCCTCCGGCAGCGTATGTTTAA